In Thunnus thynnus chromosome 17, fThuThy2.1, whole genome shotgun sequence, the genomic window ACACTTAGCCTATATGTGGCAGAAAGTCCGTCACCTGCTCCAGCTGTTTATCTGTACTTCTCAGCCAGGGCCAGAGCCACAGCAGTCAGGAACTTGTTCTTAGCCACATGAAACTCAGGGGTGAAGTCAGCGTGGAAAATGATGGCCAGGACCACAAGGATGTTGTGGGAGATAATCTGTGAAAAGAGGATAATGGCAAAGATGTTGGCCTATGCTTACATGGAGTTTTAGCTCCCCACAAGCTCACCCACACATCTGTCCCATATTATTGTTCTTACGTTTGCTCTTCCGTATTTCACAATTCTAATGCTACATGCATGACCCTCACTTGTCAGATGTCAGGTTTATTTTAATAGTACTGAATAGTGCAGCATCGGTACCGTTATGATAATGACAAATGAACACTGTAGTTTTAAGTCTTGAAAGGACCACAATTTGAgaaaaaattgattgattacAGACGCTGACTCAGTACCTTAAAGTTGGCAGGGTCCACTCGCAGAGTGAAGGCATGCAGCTCACTGAGGCTGAGAAGACCTCCTTTCAGATCGCCGATCTTGGTCAGAGCACCAGCAACTCCAGCCATAATAGATCTCCCGTGCTTCCTCACGTTGGCAGACTCAAGTCCTTCCAGTGGGCGAAGTAAGTCTAGGTCTGCGGGTACACGACCAGCATGCTGTGTAGAAAACTAAAAAGGTGCGAATGTAAATGAATCAATCAGTGGTAGAGCACGTTACATCAGTTTATTTGAAGTTATATTTACCTGGAGATAGCATCCATATTGATGTCGTCCGCCTTTTAAGACACCTTATCCCAGAAGGCCTTGACATTGACTTTGTCCTTAGCAGTGAGACTGGTCATCTTGCCTGTTGGTTGAGTGTCACTGAGTGCTTTGTAGCCCAAacaatgggttttttttatag contains:
- the LOC137168419 gene encoding hemoglobin embryonic subunit alpha-like, whose amino-acid sequence is MAGVAGALTKIGDLKGGLLSLSELHAFTLRVDPANFKIISHNILVVLAIIFHADFTPEFHVAKNKFLTAVALALAEKYR